A window from Megalobrama amblycephala isolate DHTTF-2021 linkage group LG21, ASM1881202v1, whole genome shotgun sequence encodes these proteins:
- the LOC125257022 gene encoding uncharacterized protein LOC125257022 isoform X2, with protein MQMLASFRKKKKKTLSCDHYFHLMLSNRNSQSRRAAKMLYVLKYSFLLISICIRSMSWAATSVQVIKGPGHDIIIECSADKTPQDGVYMYKQGEASKQQEIFYFYKPKHLTYKTMNESKVSVIGELPNLTVTLLNVNAEDSGLYWCEFNLEEKTTLGMYTWLWIEKEKEKECPKECPNECSQEHLVSTPRMMIILCAVVAGFLWILGIIYMIRKGCSGKKKQKPSNVPSDSVYEEMKRSNLDARPNVRTFVNPDYQSSKQLR; from the exons ATGCAGATGTTAGCttcctttagaaaaaaaaaaaaaaagactttgagCTGTGACCACTACTTCCACTTGATGCTATCGAACAGAAACTCACAGTCACGAAGAGCTGCGAAGATGCTGTATGTTCTGAAATACAGTTTTCTACTGATCAGTATTTGTATAAGAAGCATGTCATGGGCAGCTACATCGGTGCAAG TAATCAAAGGTCCTGGGCATGATATCATCATCGAGTGCTCTGCTGATAAAACACCTCAGGATGGAGTGTACATGTACAAACAAGGAGAAGCAAGTAAACAACAGGAAATCTTCTACTTCTACAAACCAAAGCATCTTACCTATAAAACAATGAATGAATCCAAAGTCAGTGTAATTGGAGAACTTCCCAACCTTACTGTCACCCTCTTAAATGTAAATGCCGAAGACAGTGGGCTTTACTGGTGTGAATTTAATTTGGAAGAAAAAACTACTTTGGGCATGTACACTTGGTTATGGATAG aaaaagaaaaagaaaaagagtgcCCAAAAGAGTGCCCAAACGAGTGCTCACAAGAGCATCTTGTGAGCACTCCTCGTATGATGATCATTTTGTGTGCTGTCGTTGCCGGGTTCCTATGGATCCTTGGTATCATCTATATGATTCGGAAG GGCTGTTCGGGGAAGAAGAAACAAAAACCATCAAATGTACCCTCAGACTCAGTTTATGAAGAGATGAAACGGAGCAATTTGGATGCCCGGCCCAATGTGCGGACATTCGTCAACCCGGACTATCAATCTAGCAAGCAACTTCGATAA
- the LOC125257022 gene encoding uncharacterized protein LOC125257022 isoform X1, producing the protein MQMLASFRKKKKKTLSCDHYFHLMLSNRNSQSRRAAKMLYVLKYSFLLISICIRSMSWAATSVQVIKGPGHDIIIECSADKTPQDGVYMYKQGEASKQQEIFYFYKPKHLTYKTMNESKVSVIGELPNLTVTLLNVNAEDSGLYWCEFNLEEKTTLGMYTWLWIEEKEKEKECPKECPNECSQEHLVSTPRMMIILCAVVAGFLWILGIIYMIRKGCSGKKKQKPSNVPSDSVYEEMKRSNLDARPNVRTFVNPDYQSSKQLR; encoded by the exons ATGCAGATGTTAGCttcctttagaaaaaaaaaaaaaaagactttgagCTGTGACCACTACTTCCACTTGATGCTATCGAACAGAAACTCACAGTCACGAAGAGCTGCGAAGATGCTGTATGTTCTGAAATACAGTTTTCTACTGATCAGTATTTGTATAAGAAGCATGTCATGGGCAGCTACATCGGTGCAAG TAATCAAAGGTCCTGGGCATGATATCATCATCGAGTGCTCTGCTGATAAAACACCTCAGGATGGAGTGTACATGTACAAACAAGGAGAAGCAAGTAAACAACAGGAAATCTTCTACTTCTACAAACCAAAGCATCTTACCTATAAAACAATGAATGAATCCAAAGTCAGTGTAATTGGAGAACTTCCCAACCTTACTGTCACCCTCTTAAATGTAAATGCCGAAGACAGTGGGCTTTACTGGTGTGAATTTAATTTGGAAGAAAAAACTACTTTGGGCATGTACACTTGGTTATGGATAG aagaaaaagaaaaagaaaaagagtgcCCAAAAGAGTGCCCAAACGAGTGCTCACAAGAGCATCTTGTGAGCACTCCTCGTATGATGATCATTTTGTGTGCTGTCGTTGCCGGGTTCCTATGGATCCTTGGTATCATCTATATGATTCGGAAG GGCTGTTCGGGGAAGAAGAAACAAAAACCATCAAATGTACCCTCAGACTCAGTTTATGAAGAGATGAAACGGAGCAATTTGGATGCCCGGCCCAATGTGCGGACATTCGTCAACCCGGACTATCAATCTAGCAAGCAACTTCGATAA